One stretch of Archocentrus centrarchus isolate MPI-CPG fArcCen1 chromosome 5, fArcCen1, whole genome shotgun sequence DNA includes these proteins:
- the larp4ab gene encoding la-related protein 4 isoform X5: MDNAPWLHTCPPSAEMTEGYSDVPSSGGKGYYSEYVDSTADYTPVATDIVNDINPSDQEYLASDPQCDSTIDNVPEAQPMSEESLRQSLKERLEFFFSRENLSKDLYLISQMDGDQFVPIWTLACMENIKALTTDMDLILDVLRASPMVQVDETGKKVRPNHSRCIIILREVPETTPVEEIEALFKSEHCPKLLSAEFAHNSNWYITFQSDMDALQAYRYLREEVKTFKGKPIMARIKAINTFFGKNGFCSIQDSGVYSQRAPLQAPYDSPVYMQQMYSPQQQYPVYPLVSPSWNPSGMPYFETPLAPFPSSGFMNGYSNPGNYKANSSSVNTHTAINRNGSRLKDHPRPGDMHPSFAPRTQMDGVRGPAHLQALQTSGTLTGITPQPISLASFNLKDMSGAGRGRRGTHRNMRRKREDEHTTKPVPVTETKSSHPKFDLAASNFPPLPGSVVSMQEESVPEMRLSDIVRGLKVTNKSGGKDIHTNISEGPVSKPDPVTPTKPAVGSPQTTTPPVLSASPVVKEEDTPVVKEDAPESKGKISSSTQDHPPSPSEHAPSNCSQTLSTETLLSSPTTPTSEPGLRKLSYAEVCQKRAKDPLPTQVPSPSPSPASSASQPLQELKVNRVEEPRSNCRQTTEKRGDKRPFRQPSRSFRGGTGQIRVRETGQKIREHQKGLNTGKLFSPQRGARRSGKEQNIPPSSPK, translated from the exons ATGGACAATGCACCATGGCTCCATACCTGCCCTCCTTCTGCTGAAATGACTGAAG GATACTCAGATGTTCCCTCTTCAGGAGGTAAAGGATACTACAGTGAATATGTGGACAGCACTGCTGACTATACTCCTGTAGCCACAGACATTGTGAATGACATCAATCCGTCTGACCAGGAGTATTTAGCCTCTGACCCGCAGTGCGACTCCACCATAGATAATGTGCCTGAGGCACAGCCGATGTCTGAAGAGAGTTTGAGACAGTCTCTAAAGGAACGTCTTGAGTTCTTCTTTTCTAG AGAGAACCTCTCCAAGGACCTGTACCTAATATCCCAGATGGACGGTGATCAGTTTGTTCCTATCTGGACACTTGCTTGTATGGAGAACATCAAAGCTCTTACCACTGACATGGACCTCATTCTGGATGTACTGCGAG CCTCCCCCATGGTGCAAGTTGATGAAACTGGCAAGAAGGTTCGACCAAACCACAGTCGCTGCATCATTATTCTGAGAGAAGTGCCAGAGACTACCCCAGTTGAG GAAATTGAGGCTCTTTTTAAGAGTGAACACTGCCCAAAACTGTTAAGTGCTGAGTTTGCACACAACAGCAACTGGTACATAACATTTCAATCAGATATGGATGCACTACAG GCTTACAGGTACCTAAGAGAGGAAGTTAAAACATTCAAGGGGAAACCAATCATG GCTCGCATTAAGGCCATTAACACATTCTTTGGAAAGAATGGCTTCTGCAGCATTCAGGATTCAGGCGTGTACAGTCAGCGTGCCCCGCTGCAGGCCCCGTATGACTCGCCCGTCTATATGCAGCAGATGTACAGCCCTCAGCAGCAGTACCCTGTTTATCCTTTAGTATCTCCCTCCTGGAATCCTTCAGGCATGCCTTATTTTGAAACGCCATTG GCACCTTTCCCCAGCAGTGGATTCATGAATGGTTACAGCAATCCTGGGAACTACAAAGCTAATTCAAGCTCAGTCAACACACATACTGCTATCAACAGGAATGG AAGTCGTTTAAAAGATCACCCCAGGCCTGGAGATATGCACCCTTCTTTTGCTCCAAGGACCCAGATGGATGGTGTGCGTGGTCCAGCTCATCTACAGGCCCTGCAAACATCAGGGACCCTAACTGGCATCACACCACAGCCAATCTCTCTAGCCTCCTTCAACCTTAAAGATATGAGCGGAGCTGGACGTGGCAG AAGAGGCACCCATAGAAACATGAGGAGGAAAAGGGAAGATGAGCATACCACG AAGCCTGTCCCTGTAACAGAGACCAAGTCTTCACATCCAAAGTTTGACCTGGCAGCTTCCAATTTCCCTCCTCTGCCGGGATCTGTGGTCAGCATGCAGGAGGAAAGTGTGCCTGAGATGCGCCTTTCTGATATTGTGCGTGGCCTGAAGGTGACGAACAAG TCTGGAGGCAAAgacattcacacaaacatctcAGAGGGTCCTGTAAGCAAACCCGATCCTGTAACCCCAACTAAACCTGCTGTTGGGTCTCCCCAGACAACAACCCCACCAGTCTTAAG tgcttCTCCTGTAGTGAAAGAAGAGGATACTCCTGTAGTAAAGGAAGACGCTCCTGAATCGAAGGGAAAAATCTCCTCATCCACACAAGATCACCCTCCGTCACCTTCAGAACATGCTCCCTCCAACTGCAGCCAGACCCTTTCTACAGAAACACTCTTGTCATCTCCCACAACTCCAACATCAGAACCG GGTCTTAGAAAGCTCAGCTATGCAGAGGTGTGCCAGAAGCGGGCCAAAGATCCACTGCCAACACAGGtgccctctccctctccttctcctgctTCTTCAGCCAGCCAACCCCTGCAGGAGCTCAAGGTCAACAGGGTTGAGGAGCCTCGTTCCAACTGCAGACAGACTACAGAGAAACGTGGAGATAAACGGCCTTTTCGGCAACCATCGCGCTCCTTCAGAGGGGGAACTGGCCAAATCAGAGTCAGAGAGACGGGGCAGAAGATTCGGGAGCATCAGAAGGGCCTGAATACTGGCAAACTGTTTTCCCCACAGCGAGGAGCCAGACGCAGTGGCAAAGAACAGAATATCCCTCCAAGTTCGCCAAAGTAA
- the larp4ab gene encoding la-related protein 4 isoform X2 has translation MVTTKGAGLNPNAKVWQEIPAQQNESPVEMDNAPWLHTCPPSAEMTEGYSDVPSSGGKGYYSEYVDSTADYTPVATDIVNDINPSDQEYLASDPQCDSTIDNVPEAQPMSEESLRQSLKERLEFFFSRENLSKDLYLISQMDGDQFVPIWTLACMENIKALTTDMDLILDVLRASPMVQVDETGKKVRPNHSRCIIILREVPETTPVEEIEALFKSEHCPKLLSAEFAHNSNWYITFQSDMDALQAYRYLREEVKTFKGKPIMARIKAINTFFGKNGFCSIQDSGVYSQRAPLQAPYDSPVYMQQMYSPQQQYPVYPLVSPSWNPSGMPYFETPLAPFPSSGFMNGYSNPGNYKANSSSVNTHTAINRNGSRLKDHPRPGDMHPSFAPRTQMDGVRGPAHLQALQTSGTLTGITPQPISLASFNLKDMSGAGRGRRGTHRNMRRKREDEHTTKPVPVTETKSSHPKFDLAASNFPPLPGSVVSMQEESVPEMRLSDIVRGLKVTNKSGGKDIHTNISEGPVSKPDPVTPTKPAVGSPQTTTPPVLSASPVVKEEDTPVVKEDAPESKGKISSSTQDHPPSPSEHAPSNCSQTLSTETLLSSPTTPTSEPGLRKLSYAEVCQKRAKDPLPTQVPSPSPSPASSASQPLQELKVNRVEEPRSNCRQTTEKRGDKRPFRQPSRSFRGGTGQIRVRETGQKIREHQKGLNTGKLFSPQRGARRSGKEQNIPPSSPK, from the exons GTTACCACAAAGGGAGCAGGTCTGAACCCCAATGCCAAAGTGTGGCAGGAGATCCCTGCCCAACAGAATGAGAGCCCAGTGGAAATGGACAATGCACCATGGCTCCATACCTGCCCTCCTTCTGCTGAAATGACTGAAG GATACTCAGATGTTCCCTCTTCAGGAGGTAAAGGATACTACAGTGAATATGTGGACAGCACTGCTGACTATACTCCTGTAGCCACAGACATTGTGAATGACATCAATCCGTCTGACCAGGAGTATTTAGCCTCTGACCCGCAGTGCGACTCCACCATAGATAATGTGCCTGAGGCACAGCCGATGTCTGAAGAGAGTTTGAGACAGTCTCTAAAGGAACGTCTTGAGTTCTTCTTTTCTAG AGAGAACCTCTCCAAGGACCTGTACCTAATATCCCAGATGGACGGTGATCAGTTTGTTCCTATCTGGACACTTGCTTGTATGGAGAACATCAAAGCTCTTACCACTGACATGGACCTCATTCTGGATGTACTGCGAG CCTCCCCCATGGTGCAAGTTGATGAAACTGGCAAGAAGGTTCGACCAAACCACAGTCGCTGCATCATTATTCTGAGAGAAGTGCCAGAGACTACCCCAGTTGAG GAAATTGAGGCTCTTTTTAAGAGTGAACACTGCCCAAAACTGTTAAGTGCTGAGTTTGCACACAACAGCAACTGGTACATAACATTTCAATCAGATATGGATGCACTACAG GCTTACAGGTACCTAAGAGAGGAAGTTAAAACATTCAAGGGGAAACCAATCATG GCTCGCATTAAGGCCATTAACACATTCTTTGGAAAGAATGGCTTCTGCAGCATTCAGGATTCAGGCGTGTACAGTCAGCGTGCCCCGCTGCAGGCCCCGTATGACTCGCCCGTCTATATGCAGCAGATGTACAGCCCTCAGCAGCAGTACCCTGTTTATCCTTTAGTATCTCCCTCCTGGAATCCTTCAGGCATGCCTTATTTTGAAACGCCATTG GCACCTTTCCCCAGCAGTGGATTCATGAATGGTTACAGCAATCCTGGGAACTACAAAGCTAATTCAAGCTCAGTCAACACACATACTGCTATCAACAGGAATGG AAGTCGTTTAAAAGATCACCCCAGGCCTGGAGATATGCACCCTTCTTTTGCTCCAAGGACCCAGATGGATGGTGTGCGTGGTCCAGCTCATCTACAGGCCCTGCAAACATCAGGGACCCTAACTGGCATCACACCACAGCCAATCTCTCTAGCCTCCTTCAACCTTAAAGATATGAGCGGAGCTGGACGTGGCAG AAGAGGCACCCATAGAAACATGAGGAGGAAAAGGGAAGATGAGCATACCACG AAGCCTGTCCCTGTAACAGAGACCAAGTCTTCACATCCAAAGTTTGACCTGGCAGCTTCCAATTTCCCTCCTCTGCCGGGATCTGTGGTCAGCATGCAGGAGGAAAGTGTGCCTGAGATGCGCCTTTCTGATATTGTGCGTGGCCTGAAGGTGACGAACAAG TCTGGAGGCAAAgacattcacacaaacatctcAGAGGGTCCTGTAAGCAAACCCGATCCTGTAACCCCAACTAAACCTGCTGTTGGGTCTCCCCAGACAACAACCCCACCAGTCTTAAG tgcttCTCCTGTAGTGAAAGAAGAGGATACTCCTGTAGTAAAGGAAGACGCTCCTGAATCGAAGGGAAAAATCTCCTCATCCACACAAGATCACCCTCCGTCACCTTCAGAACATGCTCCCTCCAACTGCAGCCAGACCCTTTCTACAGAAACACTCTTGTCATCTCCCACAACTCCAACATCAGAACCG GGTCTTAGAAAGCTCAGCTATGCAGAGGTGTGCCAGAAGCGGGCCAAAGATCCACTGCCAACACAGGtgccctctccctctccttctcctgctTCTTCAGCCAGCCAACCCCTGCAGGAGCTCAAGGTCAACAGGGTTGAGGAGCCTCGTTCCAACTGCAGACAGACTACAGAGAAACGTGGAGATAAACGGCCTTTTCGGCAACCATCGCGCTCCTTCAGAGGGGGAACTGGCCAAATCAGAGTCAGAGAGACGGGGCAGAAGATTCGGGAGCATCAGAAGGGCCTGAATACTGGCAAACTGTTTTCCCCACAGCGAGGAGCCAGACGCAGTGGCAAAGAACAGAATATCCCTCCAAGTTCGCCAAAGTAA
- the larp4ab gene encoding la-related protein 4 isoform X4, giving the protein MQVTTKGAGLNPNAKVWQEIPAQQNESPVEMDNAPWLHTCPPSAEMTEGYSDVPSSGGKGYYSEYVDSTADYTPVATDIVNDINPSDQEYLASDPQCDSTIDNVPEAQPMSEESLRQSLKERLEFFFSRENLSKDLYLISQMDGDQFVPIWTLACMENIKALTTDMDLILDVLRASPMVQVDETGKKVRPNHSRCIIILREVPETTPVEEIEALFKSEHCPKLLSAEFAHNSNWYITFQSDMDALQAYRYLREEVKTFKGKPIMARIKAINTFFGKNGFCSIQDSGVYSQRAPLQAPYDSPVYMQQMYSPQQQYPVYPLVSPSWNPSGMPYFETPLAPFPSSGFMNGYSNPGNYKANSSSVNTHTAINRNGSRLKDHPRPGDMHPSFAPRTQMDGVRGPAHLQALQTSGTLTGITPQPISLASFNLKDMSGAGRGRRGTHRNMRRKREDEHTTKPVPVTETKSSHPKFDLAASNFPPLPGSVVSMQEESVPEMRLSDIVRGLKSGGKDIHTNISEGPVSKPDPVTPTKPAVGSPQTTTPPVLSASPVVKEEDTPVVKEDAPESKGKISSSTQDHPPSPSEHAPSNCSQTLSTETLLSSPTTPTSEPGLRKLSYAEVCQKRAKDPLPTQVPSPSPSPASSASQPLQELKVNRVEEPRSNCRQTTEKRGDKRPFRQPSRSFRGGTGQIRVRETGQKIREHQKGLNTGKLFSPQRGARRSGKEQNIPPSSPK; this is encoded by the exons ATGCAGGTTACCACAAAGGGAGCAGGTCTGAACCCCAATGCCAAAGTGTGGCAGGAGATCCCTGCCCAACAGAATGAGAGCCCAGTGGAAATGGACAATGCACCATGGCTCCATACCTGCCCTCCTTCTGCTGAAATGACTGAAG GATACTCAGATGTTCCCTCTTCAGGAGGTAAAGGATACTACAGTGAATATGTGGACAGCACTGCTGACTATACTCCTGTAGCCACAGACATTGTGAATGACATCAATCCGTCTGACCAGGAGTATTTAGCCTCTGACCCGCAGTGCGACTCCACCATAGATAATGTGCCTGAGGCACAGCCGATGTCTGAAGAGAGTTTGAGACAGTCTCTAAAGGAACGTCTTGAGTTCTTCTTTTCTAG AGAGAACCTCTCCAAGGACCTGTACCTAATATCCCAGATGGACGGTGATCAGTTTGTTCCTATCTGGACACTTGCTTGTATGGAGAACATCAAAGCTCTTACCACTGACATGGACCTCATTCTGGATGTACTGCGAG CCTCCCCCATGGTGCAAGTTGATGAAACTGGCAAGAAGGTTCGACCAAACCACAGTCGCTGCATCATTATTCTGAGAGAAGTGCCAGAGACTACCCCAGTTGAG GAAATTGAGGCTCTTTTTAAGAGTGAACACTGCCCAAAACTGTTAAGTGCTGAGTTTGCACACAACAGCAACTGGTACATAACATTTCAATCAGATATGGATGCACTACAG GCTTACAGGTACCTAAGAGAGGAAGTTAAAACATTCAAGGGGAAACCAATCATG GCTCGCATTAAGGCCATTAACACATTCTTTGGAAAGAATGGCTTCTGCAGCATTCAGGATTCAGGCGTGTACAGTCAGCGTGCCCCGCTGCAGGCCCCGTATGACTCGCCCGTCTATATGCAGCAGATGTACAGCCCTCAGCAGCAGTACCCTGTTTATCCTTTAGTATCTCCCTCCTGGAATCCTTCAGGCATGCCTTATTTTGAAACGCCATTG GCACCTTTCCCCAGCAGTGGATTCATGAATGGTTACAGCAATCCTGGGAACTACAAAGCTAATTCAAGCTCAGTCAACACACATACTGCTATCAACAGGAATGG AAGTCGTTTAAAAGATCACCCCAGGCCTGGAGATATGCACCCTTCTTTTGCTCCAAGGACCCAGATGGATGGTGTGCGTGGTCCAGCTCATCTACAGGCCCTGCAAACATCAGGGACCCTAACTGGCATCACACCACAGCCAATCTCTCTAGCCTCCTTCAACCTTAAAGATATGAGCGGAGCTGGACGTGGCAG AAGAGGCACCCATAGAAACATGAGGAGGAAAAGGGAAGATGAGCATACCACG AAGCCTGTCCCTGTAACAGAGACCAAGTCTTCACATCCAAAGTTTGACCTGGCAGCTTCCAATTTCCCTCCTCTGCCGGGATCTGTGGTCAGCATGCAGGAGGAAAGTGTGCCTGAGATGCGCCTTTCTGATATTGTGCGTGGCCTGAAG TCTGGAGGCAAAgacattcacacaaacatctcAGAGGGTCCTGTAAGCAAACCCGATCCTGTAACCCCAACTAAACCTGCTGTTGGGTCTCCCCAGACAACAACCCCACCAGTCTTAAG tgcttCTCCTGTAGTGAAAGAAGAGGATACTCCTGTAGTAAAGGAAGACGCTCCTGAATCGAAGGGAAAAATCTCCTCATCCACACAAGATCACCCTCCGTCACCTTCAGAACATGCTCCCTCCAACTGCAGCCAGACCCTTTCTACAGAAACACTCTTGTCATCTCCCACAACTCCAACATCAGAACCG GGTCTTAGAAAGCTCAGCTATGCAGAGGTGTGCCAGAAGCGGGCCAAAGATCCACTGCCAACACAGGtgccctctccctctccttctcctgctTCTTCAGCCAGCCAACCCCTGCAGGAGCTCAAGGTCAACAGGGTTGAGGAGCCTCGTTCCAACTGCAGACAGACTACAGAGAAACGTGGAGATAAACGGCCTTTTCGGCAACCATCGCGCTCCTTCAGAGGGGGAACTGGCCAAATCAGAGTCAGAGAGACGGGGCAGAAGATTCGGGAGCATCAGAAGGGCCTGAATACTGGCAAACTGTTTTCCCCACAGCGAGGAGCCAGACGCAGTGGCAAAGAACAGAATATCCCTCCAAGTTCGCCAAAGTAA
- the larp4ab gene encoding la-related protein 4 isoform X3, with amino-acid sequence MQVTTKGAGLNPNAKVWQEIPAQQNESPVEMDNAPWLHTCPPSAEMTEGYSDVPSSGGKGYYSEYVDSTADYTPVATDIVNDINPSDQEYLASDPQCDSTIDNVPEAQPMSEESLRQSLKERLEFFFSRENLSKDLYLISQMDGDQFVPIWTLACMENIKALTTDMDLILDVLRASPMVQVDETGKKVRPNHSRCIIILREVPETTPVEEIEALFKSEHCPKLLSAEFAHNSNWYITFQSDMDALQAYRYLREEVKTFKGKPIMARIKAINTFFGKNGFCSIQDSGVYSQRAPLQAPYDSPVYMQQMYSPQQQYPVYPLVSPSWNPSGMPYFETPLAPFPSSGFMNGYSNPGNYKANSSSVNTHTAINRNGRLKDHPRPGDMHPSFAPRTQMDGVRGPAHLQALQTSGTLTGITPQPISLASFNLKDMSGAGRGRRGTHRNMRRKREDEHTTKPVPVTETKSSHPKFDLAASNFPPLPGSVVSMQEESVPEMRLSDIVRGLKVTNKSGGKDIHTNISEGPVSKPDPVTPTKPAVGSPQTTTPPVLSASPVVKEEDTPVVKEDAPESKGKISSSTQDHPPSPSEHAPSNCSQTLSTETLLSSPTTPTSEPGLRKLSYAEVCQKRAKDPLPTQVPSPSPSPASSASQPLQELKVNRVEEPRSNCRQTTEKRGDKRPFRQPSRSFRGGTGQIRVRETGQKIREHQKGLNTGKLFSPQRGARRSGKEQNIPPSSPK; translated from the exons ATGCAGGTTACCACAAAGGGAGCAGGTCTGAACCCCAATGCCAAAGTGTGGCAGGAGATCCCTGCCCAACAGAATGAGAGCCCAGTGGAAATGGACAATGCACCATGGCTCCATACCTGCCCTCCTTCTGCTGAAATGACTGAAG GATACTCAGATGTTCCCTCTTCAGGAGGTAAAGGATACTACAGTGAATATGTGGACAGCACTGCTGACTATACTCCTGTAGCCACAGACATTGTGAATGACATCAATCCGTCTGACCAGGAGTATTTAGCCTCTGACCCGCAGTGCGACTCCACCATAGATAATGTGCCTGAGGCACAGCCGATGTCTGAAGAGAGTTTGAGACAGTCTCTAAAGGAACGTCTTGAGTTCTTCTTTTCTAG AGAGAACCTCTCCAAGGACCTGTACCTAATATCCCAGATGGACGGTGATCAGTTTGTTCCTATCTGGACACTTGCTTGTATGGAGAACATCAAAGCTCTTACCACTGACATGGACCTCATTCTGGATGTACTGCGAG CCTCCCCCATGGTGCAAGTTGATGAAACTGGCAAGAAGGTTCGACCAAACCACAGTCGCTGCATCATTATTCTGAGAGAAGTGCCAGAGACTACCCCAGTTGAG GAAATTGAGGCTCTTTTTAAGAGTGAACACTGCCCAAAACTGTTAAGTGCTGAGTTTGCACACAACAGCAACTGGTACATAACATTTCAATCAGATATGGATGCACTACAG GCTTACAGGTACCTAAGAGAGGAAGTTAAAACATTCAAGGGGAAACCAATCATG GCTCGCATTAAGGCCATTAACACATTCTTTGGAAAGAATGGCTTCTGCAGCATTCAGGATTCAGGCGTGTACAGTCAGCGTGCCCCGCTGCAGGCCCCGTATGACTCGCCCGTCTATATGCAGCAGATGTACAGCCCTCAGCAGCAGTACCCTGTTTATCCTTTAGTATCTCCCTCCTGGAATCCTTCAGGCATGCCTTATTTTGAAACGCCATTG GCACCTTTCCCCAGCAGTGGATTCATGAATGGTTACAGCAATCCTGGGAACTACAAAGCTAATTCAAGCTCAGTCAACACACATACTGCTATCAACAGGAATGG TCGTTTAAAAGATCACCCCAGGCCTGGAGATATGCACCCTTCTTTTGCTCCAAGGACCCAGATGGATGGTGTGCGTGGTCCAGCTCATCTACAGGCCCTGCAAACATCAGGGACCCTAACTGGCATCACACCACAGCCAATCTCTCTAGCCTCCTTCAACCTTAAAGATATGAGCGGAGCTGGACGTGGCAG AAGAGGCACCCATAGAAACATGAGGAGGAAAAGGGAAGATGAGCATACCACG AAGCCTGTCCCTGTAACAGAGACCAAGTCTTCACATCCAAAGTTTGACCTGGCAGCTTCCAATTTCCCTCCTCTGCCGGGATCTGTGGTCAGCATGCAGGAGGAAAGTGTGCCTGAGATGCGCCTTTCTGATATTGTGCGTGGCCTGAAGGTGACGAACAAG TCTGGAGGCAAAgacattcacacaaacatctcAGAGGGTCCTGTAAGCAAACCCGATCCTGTAACCCCAACTAAACCTGCTGTTGGGTCTCCCCAGACAACAACCCCACCAGTCTTAAG tgcttCTCCTGTAGTGAAAGAAGAGGATACTCCTGTAGTAAAGGAAGACGCTCCTGAATCGAAGGGAAAAATCTCCTCATCCACACAAGATCACCCTCCGTCACCTTCAGAACATGCTCCCTCCAACTGCAGCCAGACCCTTTCTACAGAAACACTCTTGTCATCTCCCACAACTCCAACATCAGAACCG GGTCTTAGAAAGCTCAGCTATGCAGAGGTGTGCCAGAAGCGGGCCAAAGATCCACTGCCAACACAGGtgccctctccctctccttctcctgctTCTTCAGCCAGCCAACCCCTGCAGGAGCTCAAGGTCAACAGGGTTGAGGAGCCTCGTTCCAACTGCAGACAGACTACAGAGAAACGTGGAGATAAACGGCCTTTTCGGCAACCATCGCGCTCCTTCAGAGGGGGAACTGGCCAAATCAGAGTCAGAGAGACGGGGCAGAAGATTCGGGAGCATCAGAAGGGCCTGAATACTGGCAAACTGTTTTCCCCACAGCGAGGAGCCAGACGCAGTGGCAAAGAACAGAATATCCCTCCAAGTTCGCCAAAGTAA
- the larp4ab gene encoding la-related protein 4 isoform X1 codes for MQVTTKGAGLNPNAKVWQEIPAQQNESPVEMDNAPWLHTCPPSAEMTEGYSDVPSSGGKGYYSEYVDSTADYTPVATDIVNDINPSDQEYLASDPQCDSTIDNVPEAQPMSEESLRQSLKERLEFFFSRENLSKDLYLISQMDGDQFVPIWTLACMENIKALTTDMDLILDVLRASPMVQVDETGKKVRPNHSRCIIILREVPETTPVEEIEALFKSEHCPKLLSAEFAHNSNWYITFQSDMDALQAYRYLREEVKTFKGKPIMARIKAINTFFGKNGFCSIQDSGVYSQRAPLQAPYDSPVYMQQMYSPQQQYPVYPLVSPSWNPSGMPYFETPLAPFPSSGFMNGYSNPGNYKANSSSVNTHTAINRNGSRLKDHPRPGDMHPSFAPRTQMDGVRGPAHLQALQTSGTLTGITPQPISLASFNLKDMSGAGRGRRGTHRNMRRKREDEHTTKPVPVTETKSSHPKFDLAASNFPPLPGSVVSMQEESVPEMRLSDIVRGLKVTNKSGGKDIHTNISEGPVSKPDPVTPTKPAVGSPQTTTPPVLSASPVVKEEDTPVVKEDAPESKGKISSSTQDHPPSPSEHAPSNCSQTLSTETLLSSPTTPTSEPGLRKLSYAEVCQKRAKDPLPTQVPSPSPSPASSASQPLQELKVNRVEEPRSNCRQTTEKRGDKRPFRQPSRSFRGGTGQIRVRETGQKIREHQKGLNTGKLFSPQRGARRSGKEQNIPPSSPK; via the exons ATGCAGGTTACCACAAAGGGAGCAGGTCTGAACCCCAATGCCAAAGTGTGGCAGGAGATCCCTGCCCAACAGAATGAGAGCCCAGTGGAAATGGACAATGCACCATGGCTCCATACCTGCCCTCCTTCTGCTGAAATGACTGAAG GATACTCAGATGTTCCCTCTTCAGGAGGTAAAGGATACTACAGTGAATATGTGGACAGCACTGCTGACTATACTCCTGTAGCCACAGACATTGTGAATGACATCAATCCGTCTGACCAGGAGTATTTAGCCTCTGACCCGCAGTGCGACTCCACCATAGATAATGTGCCTGAGGCACAGCCGATGTCTGAAGAGAGTTTGAGACAGTCTCTAAAGGAACGTCTTGAGTTCTTCTTTTCTAG AGAGAACCTCTCCAAGGACCTGTACCTAATATCCCAGATGGACGGTGATCAGTTTGTTCCTATCTGGACACTTGCTTGTATGGAGAACATCAAAGCTCTTACCACTGACATGGACCTCATTCTGGATGTACTGCGAG CCTCCCCCATGGTGCAAGTTGATGAAACTGGCAAGAAGGTTCGACCAAACCACAGTCGCTGCATCATTATTCTGAGAGAAGTGCCAGAGACTACCCCAGTTGAG GAAATTGAGGCTCTTTTTAAGAGTGAACACTGCCCAAAACTGTTAAGTGCTGAGTTTGCACACAACAGCAACTGGTACATAACATTTCAATCAGATATGGATGCACTACAG GCTTACAGGTACCTAAGAGAGGAAGTTAAAACATTCAAGGGGAAACCAATCATG GCTCGCATTAAGGCCATTAACACATTCTTTGGAAAGAATGGCTTCTGCAGCATTCAGGATTCAGGCGTGTACAGTCAGCGTGCCCCGCTGCAGGCCCCGTATGACTCGCCCGTCTATATGCAGCAGATGTACAGCCCTCAGCAGCAGTACCCTGTTTATCCTTTAGTATCTCCCTCCTGGAATCCTTCAGGCATGCCTTATTTTGAAACGCCATTG GCACCTTTCCCCAGCAGTGGATTCATGAATGGTTACAGCAATCCTGGGAACTACAAAGCTAATTCAAGCTCAGTCAACACACATACTGCTATCAACAGGAATGG AAGTCGTTTAAAAGATCACCCCAGGCCTGGAGATATGCACCCTTCTTTTGCTCCAAGGACCCAGATGGATGGTGTGCGTGGTCCAGCTCATCTACAGGCCCTGCAAACATCAGGGACCCTAACTGGCATCACACCACAGCCAATCTCTCTAGCCTCCTTCAACCTTAAAGATATGAGCGGAGCTGGACGTGGCAG AAGAGGCACCCATAGAAACATGAGGAGGAAAAGGGAAGATGAGCATACCACG AAGCCTGTCCCTGTAACAGAGACCAAGTCTTCACATCCAAAGTTTGACCTGGCAGCTTCCAATTTCCCTCCTCTGCCGGGATCTGTGGTCAGCATGCAGGAGGAAAGTGTGCCTGAGATGCGCCTTTCTGATATTGTGCGTGGCCTGAAGGTGACGAACAAG TCTGGAGGCAAAgacattcacacaaacatctcAGAGGGTCCTGTAAGCAAACCCGATCCTGTAACCCCAACTAAACCTGCTGTTGGGTCTCCCCAGACAACAACCCCACCAGTCTTAAG tgcttCTCCTGTAGTGAAAGAAGAGGATACTCCTGTAGTAAAGGAAGACGCTCCTGAATCGAAGGGAAAAATCTCCTCATCCACACAAGATCACCCTCCGTCACCTTCAGAACATGCTCCCTCCAACTGCAGCCAGACCCTTTCTACAGAAACACTCTTGTCATCTCCCACAACTCCAACATCAGAACCG GGTCTTAGAAAGCTCAGCTATGCAGAGGTGTGCCAGAAGCGGGCCAAAGATCCACTGCCAACACAGGtgccctctccctctccttctcctgctTCTTCAGCCAGCCAACCCCTGCAGGAGCTCAAGGTCAACAGGGTTGAGGAGCCTCGTTCCAACTGCAGACAGACTACAGAGAAACGTGGAGATAAACGGCCTTTTCGGCAACCATCGCGCTCCTTCAGAGGGGGAACTGGCCAAATCAGAGTCAGAGAGACGGGGCAGAAGATTCGGGAGCATCAGAAGGGCCTGAATACTGGCAAACTGTTTTCCCCACAGCGAGGAGCCAGACGCAGTGGCAAAGAACAGAATATCCCTCCAAGTTCGCCAAAGTAA